From a single Cytophagales bacterium WSM2-2 genomic region:
- a CDS encoding tRNA/rRNA methyltransferase: protein MKKLKLEELGRISVDEFKESEKIPVSILLDNVRSLHNVGSAFRTADAFRIEKIYLTGITGTPPHREIHKTALGSTESVAWEYFDKAEDAAKKLKDDQYQVVVIEQTTASISLDKFNPEKDKKYCLVFGNEVNGVSEAVISYGDIALEIPQVGTKHSLNISVCLGIIAWDFFYKLKLR from the coding sequence ATGAAAAAACTGAAACTTGAAGAACTGGGGAGAATTTCGGTTGACGAATTTAAAGAGTCAGAGAAAATCCCGGTCTCCATTTTGTTGGATAACGTGAGGAGTCTGCATAACGTGGGTTCTGCGTTTCGTACGGCAGACGCATTTCGGATCGAGAAAATTTACCTGACCGGAATTACTGGAACACCGCCTCACCGCGAAATTCATAAGACTGCATTGGGTTCTACTGAATCAGTGGCCTGGGAGTATTTTGATAAAGCGGAGGATGCAGCCAAAAAGCTAAAGGATGACCAATACCAGGTAGTGGTCATCGAGCAAACTACAGCCAGTATTTCGTTGGATAAATTCAATCCGGAAAAAGACAAAAAATACTGCCTGGTATTCGGTAATGAGGTCAATGGTGTCAGTGAGGCAGTTATCAGTTACGGAGATATTGCCCTTGAAATCCCCCAGGTGGGAACCAAGCATTCGCTCAATATTTCGGTTTGTTTGGGGATCATCGCCTGGGATTTTTTTTACAAACTGAAACTGAGATAG
- the purM gene encoding phosphoribosylformylglycinamidine cyclo-ligase, whose amino-acid sequence MNTDRYTQRGVSASKEDVHQAIKKLDKGLFPKAFCKIMPDLLAADPEYCTVMHADGAGTKSSLAYIYWKETGDLSVWRGIAQDAIIMNVDDLLCVGATGPIALSSTIGRNKNLVPGEVISAIIEGTEEVLEMLRQHGMQIHSTGGETADVGDLVRTIIVDSTVTARMKRSDVVDNSRIQSGDVIVGLASFGQAKYEKEYNGGMGSNGLTSARHDVFAKEYAKKYPESFDPNVPLDLVYSGKYKVTDPVIGSPVNAGKLVLSPTRTYAPVILEVLKELRSQIHGMVHCSGGAQTKVLHFIDNLHVIKDNLFDVPPLFKLIHDCSGTDWKEMYKVFNMGHRMEIYLNEQYAERVISISKSFGVDAKVIGRVEASNEKKVTIKSPLGVFQY is encoded by the coding sequence TTGAACACTGATCGTTACACCCAGCGCGGAGTTTCCGCCAGCAAAGAAGACGTTCATCAGGCCATTAAAAAACTTGATAAGGGCCTTTTTCCAAAGGCGTTTTGTAAGATCATGCCTGACCTTCTGGCGGCCGATCCGGAATACTGTACGGTTATGCACGCGGATGGTGCAGGAACAAAATCATCACTTGCTTATATCTACTGGAAAGAAACTGGCGACCTGAGTGTGTGGAGAGGGATTGCGCAGGACGCCATCATCATGAATGTGGATGATCTTTTATGTGTGGGTGCCACTGGGCCAATTGCATTGTCGTCCACGATAGGAAGAAATAAGAACCTGGTTCCAGGCGAAGTAATATCAGCCATCATTGAAGGCACAGAGGAAGTTTTAGAAATGCTTCGCCAGCATGGAATGCAAATCCATAGTACGGGAGGGGAGACAGCAGATGTTGGAGATTTAGTTCGCACTATTATCGTTGATAGTACGGTAACCGCCCGTATGAAACGAAGTGATGTCGTTGATAATAGCAGGATTCAAAGTGGTGATGTGATCGTAGGCTTGGCTTCTTTTGGTCAGGCGAAGTATGAGAAAGAGTACAATGGTGGTATGGGCAGCAACGGACTTACTTCAGCGCGTCATGATGTGTTCGCCAAGGAGTATGCTAAAAAATACCCGGAGTCTTTTGACCCCAATGTGCCACTGGACCTGGTTTATTCCGGAAAGTATAAGGTTACCGATCCCGTGATCGGATCACCTGTAAATGCGGGCAAACTTGTACTATCACCAACAAGAACATATGCTCCCGTCATTCTGGAAGTCCTCAAAGAATTGCGATCGCAAATTCATGGCATGGTGCATTGCAGTGGCGGAGCTCAAACGAAAGTATTACACTTCATTGACAATCTTCATGTCATTAAAGACAACCTCTTTGATGTACCCCCTTTGTTCAAACTGATTCACGACTGCAGCGGAACCGACTGGAAAGAGATGTATAAAGTCTTCAACATGGGACACCGCATGGAGATTTACTTAAATGAGCAATATGCGGAACGAGTCATCAGTATTTCGAAAAGCTTTGGTGTAGATGCCAAAGTAATCGGACGTGTGGAGGCATCAAATGAAAAAAAGGTGACAATCAAGTCACCGCTGGGTGTATTTCAATACTGA
- a CDS encoding ATPase AAA, which produces MLFNSPSPLAERMRPITLDDLIGQEHLVGANGIIRRAVVSGNVPSMILWGPPGVGKTTIANIIAHEVKRPFHVLSAVSSGVKDVREVIEKAKFAPRTILFIDEIHRFNKSQQDALLGAVEKGTITLIGATTENPSFEVNSALLSRCQVYTLKSLSEEELLKLVDQALKRDEELKSRKIIIKEHQALLNISGGDARKLLNLVQLIAESIAGDIVVTDELVINTAQKHIAIYDKSGEQHYDIISAFIKSLRGSDPNAAVYYLARMIEGGEDVRFIARRMVILASEDIGNANPTALVMATTTFQAVDVIGYPEAQLILSQCAIYLASSPKSNSATVAIGAAMNAVHENGDLPVPLSIRNAPTKLMKDMGYGKEYQYAHSYENNFAEMEFLPDKLKGTKFYEPGRNAREEELRSYLKKLWKEKYGY; this is translated from the coding sequence ATGTTGTTCAACTCACCATCTCCATTGGCCGAACGAATGCGGCCGATCACACTCGATGACCTCATCGGGCAGGAGCATTTGGTGGGAGCGAACGGCATCATTCGGAGGGCCGTTGTATCAGGAAATGTTCCCTCGATGATTTTGTGGGGCCCCCCGGGCGTAGGCAAGACAACGATCGCGAATATCATAGCACACGAAGTAAAGCGCCCCTTCCACGTACTCAGCGCGGTGAGTTCAGGAGTGAAGGATGTACGTGAAGTCATTGAAAAGGCCAAGTTTGCACCGCGTACGATCCTGTTCATTGACGAGATTCACCGTTTCAACAAATCACAACAGGATGCACTGTTGGGTGCTGTCGAAAAAGGAACCATTACCCTGATTGGCGCAACGACTGAAAATCCTTCGTTTGAAGTCAATTCAGCTTTGCTTTCGCGATGCCAGGTGTACACACTCAAGTCGCTAAGCGAGGAAGAGTTGCTCAAACTGGTGGATCAGGCATTGAAGCGCGATGAGGAGTTGAAGTCTCGTAAAATCATCATTAAAGAACACCAGGCGCTGTTGAATATTTCCGGTGGCGATGCCCGCAAACTATTGAACCTCGTTCAGTTAATCGCAGAATCCATTGCGGGAGACATTGTGGTGACTGATGAGTTGGTAATCAACACGGCACAAAAGCACATTGCCATTTATGATAAAAGTGGAGAACAACACTACGATATTATTTCTGCTTTCATCAAATCGTTACGTGGCAGCGATCCGAATGCTGCCGTGTATTACCTGGCCAGGATGATCGAAGGTGGAGAAGACGTGCGGTTCATTGCTCGAAGAATGGTGATCCTCGCCAGCGAAGACATCGGCAATGCAAATCCGACAGCGCTAGTCATGGCAACAACGACATTCCAGGCTGTGGATGTGATCGGATACCCTGAAGCGCAGCTCATTCTTTCTCAGTGTGCGATCTACCTTGCGTCTTCTCCGAAAAGCAACAGCGCTACAGTTGCTATTGGCGCTGCTATGAATGCTGTGCATGAAAACGGTGACCTGCCTGTACCTTTGTCTATTCGCAATGCGCCAACCAAACTGATGAAAGACATGGGCTATGGCAAGGAATATCAATATGCTCACAGTTATGAAAATAATTTTGCTGAAATGGAATTTCTTCCGGACAAACTCAAGGGCACGAAGTTTTACGAGCCGGGAAGGAATGCGAGAGAAGAGGAGCTGAGAAGCTATCTCAAAAAATTATGGAAAGAGAAGTATGGCTATTAA
- the ltaE gene encoding threonine aldolase: MTIDLRSDTVTKPTPGMLQAMMQAPVGDDVFGEDPTVTLLEEKCAKILGMDGAVYCPSGTMTNQIGIKVLTQPFEEVICYKGSHIYRYEGGGLAGNSNVSVRLLDGDRGRISIDEITGNISNNKDPHQAISSVVSLENTVVREAGSYYTLQQIKAISEFARSKNLKMHLDGARFFNAITETGDNPLEYGKHFDTISICLSKGLGAPVGSILAYKKEYETKARRMRKAFGGGMRQAGFLAAAGIYALDNHVRRLKDDHAKAKALGEAIQKLGWVSSMMPVDSNIVIFDVAKNLTPEKVLAKFSENNIKALMFSATQIRLVTHLDFTDEMLNKSIEIFKKISF, encoded by the coding sequence ATGACGATCGATCTACGCAGTGATACCGTGACCAAACCCACGCCTGGAATGCTCCAGGCCATGATGCAAGCCCCTGTGGGTGACGATGTTTTCGGGGAAGACCCCACCGTAACTCTACTGGAAGAAAAATGTGCAAAAATATTGGGGATGGATGGGGCCGTGTACTGCCCTTCCGGTACCATGACGAACCAAATCGGAATTAAGGTACTTACCCAACCTTTTGAAGAGGTCATTTGTTACAAAGGCTCGCACATCTACCGGTATGAGGGCGGTGGACTGGCCGGTAACAGTAATGTAAGTGTAAGACTGCTGGATGGAGACCGTGGACGAATATCCATTGACGAAATCACCGGAAACATCAGCAATAATAAAGATCCACACCAGGCCATCAGCTCAGTGGTAAGCCTGGAAAACACCGTGGTACGGGAAGCTGGAAGCTACTACACACTTCAGCAGATCAAAGCCATCAGCGAATTTGCCCGTTCAAAAAACTTAAAGATGCACCTGGATGGCGCGCGGTTCTTCAATGCTATCACTGAAACAGGTGACAATCCATTAGAATACGGAAAACATTTTGATACGATCTCGATCTGCTTATCCAAAGGACTGGGCGCTCCTGTCGGTTCTATATTAGCCTATAAAAAAGAATACGAGACTAAGGCCAGACGCATGCGGAAAGCGTTTGGCGGAGGCATGCGACAAGCCGGCTTTCTGGCAGCTGCCGGAATTTACGCACTCGATAATCATGTAAGGCGTCTCAAAGATGATCACGCGAAAGCAAAAGCATTGGGCGAAGCAATTCAGAAACTGGGATGGGTGAGTTCAATGATGCCAGTCGATTCCAACATCGTCATCTTTGATGTTGCAAAAAACCTCACCCCTGAAAAAGTGTTAGCCAAATTCAGTGAGAATAATATCAAAGCGCTGATGTTCAGTGCTACTCAAATCAGGCTCGTCACTCACCTGGATTTTACAGATGAAATGCTAAATAAATCGATCGAAATTTTTAAAAAGATTTCTTTCTAA
- a CDS encoding cAMP-binding protein, whose protein sequence is MNVDLILKNVAKHIQLDKTETELYVSLLHPKTIKRKEFLLKKGDVCNTENFITKGCLRAYTIDENGFEHILMFAIEDWWIGDLYSFLTQTPATCYIDALEDTEILQISKHDLDSLFQRVPKFERFYRMVFQNALIAQRQRINQNLSFTAEQRYLNFIDKYPEMEQRLSQKHVAAFLGITPEFLSMIRRKIAKG, encoded by the coding sequence ATGAACGTTGACTTAATTCTTAAAAACGTTGCCAAGCATATCCAGCTTGATAAAACTGAAACTGAACTGTATGTTTCATTACTTCATCCTAAAACAATCAAGCGGAAAGAGTTTTTGCTTAAAAAAGGAGATGTCTGTAACACTGAAAATTTTATTACAAAGGGCTGCTTGAGAGCTTACACAATTGATGAGAACGGATTCGAACACATACTAATGTTCGCCATAGAGGATTGGTGGATAGGTGACCTTTATAGTTTTTTAACCCAAACTCCGGCCACTTGTTATATTGACGCTCTGGAGGACACTGAGATACTTCAAATTTCAAAGCATGATCTCGACTCACTTTTCCAACGTGTTCCAAAATTTGAACGCTTTTACCGGATGGTTTTTCAAAATGCTTTGATAGCCCAGCGGCAGCGTATTAATCAAAACCTTTCTTTCACTGCAGAACAGCGGTATTTAAATTTTATTGACAAATACCCGGAAATGGAACAACGCCTTTCTCAAAAGCATGTGGCCGCGTTTCTTGGTATTACTCCTGAGTTTCTAAGCATGATTAGAAGGAAAATTGCAAAAGGCTGA
- a CDS encoding polyisoprenoid-binding protein, with amino-acid sequence MKTSGLSIVASLVTGFAVAQTNWSVDKAHSRLGFSVSHMMVSETTGSIEVYEANISSKNEDFSDALVELRAEAGSINTGDPNRDKHLKGPDFFDAEKFNVLTFKSKTFTKIEGKKYKVTGDLTLRGITKTVTLELTFNGIYNNNNKTIAGFKVVGILKRSDFSIGLNIPSAVVGDEVNILVNAEFVKS; translated from the coding sequence ATGAAAACATCAGGATTATCAATTGTGGCTTCCTTGGTAACAGGGTTTGCCGTAGCCCAAACAAATTGGTCAGTGGATAAGGCTCATTCACGCCTTGGATTTAGTGTATCGCACATGATGGTGTCTGAAACGACAGGATCCATCGAAGTTTATGAGGCCAATATCAGTTCGAAAAATGAAGACTTTAGCGATGCCCTTGTTGAGCTGAGGGCTGAGGCTGGAAGCATCAACACAGGCGATCCAAACCGTGATAAACATTTAAAGGGTCCCGACTTCTTTGATGCTGAAAAATTTAATGTACTAACTTTCAAAAGCAAGACGTTCACTAAAATAGAAGGTAAAAAATATAAGGTGACAGGTGACCTGACGCTTCGTGGCATTACCAAGACCGTTACGCTAGAATTGACTTTTAACGGTATCTACAATAATAACAATAAGACTATTGCTGGGTTTAAAGTAGTAGGCATCTTAAAAAGATCCGATTTTTCGATTGGCTTAAACATCCCCAGTGCTGTTGTGGGTGATGAAGTAAACATATTGGTGAATGCAGAGTTCGTCAAAAGCTAA